In Rana temporaria chromosome 3, aRanTem1.1, whole genome shotgun sequence, a single window of DNA contains:
- the LOC120931036 gene encoding serine/threonine-protein kinase Sgk1-like has translation MPFDPTIDYYWLGETLRDLALGAGSTLSALDNTMNCLRPPYLEDADPDFMDLLKKLQGNSEKLLKETIRNIRNHPFFRGINWEEVEAKETRPPFFVRRKGLRHIRRQKIPLDDLLDDEDITDEMQMLFDGFSFESDQWRAIQKLN, from the exons ATGCCGTTTGACCCAACCATTGATTATTACTGGTTGGGGGAAACGTTACGTGATCTGGCCTTGGGTGCAGGGTCAACCTTAAGTGCACTAGACAACACCATGAACTGTCTAAGGCCACCGTACCTGGAGGACGCCGACCCCGACTTCATGGACCTGCTGAAAAAG CTCCAGGGCAATAGCGAAAAGTTGCTCAAAGAGACCATCAGGAACATCAGAAATCACCCGTTTTTCCGAGGAATAAACTGGGAGGAGGTGGAGGCGAAAGAGACGCGCCCCCCATTCTTTGTACGTCGAAAG gGCCTCAGACACATTAGAAGGCAGAAGATACCACTGGATGACCTCCTAGACGATGAGGACATTACAGACGAGATGCAGATGCTATTCGATGGCTTTTCATTTGAGAGTGATCAATGGAGAGCCATACAGAAGCTGAACTGA